The genomic region TTAGCCTCTAACTTGTTCCACCTCTTGAGAATTCAGAAGAGGAGGATCAAATAAACTAAATGCTCTAAAAGCTGAAATCACTGCCAAAACCAAGAAGCAGCCAAAGGTAAAAAAGTGTAGAATCAAAGCCAACTTCACTCTATTGCAGAACTTGCCATAGGAACTGCAAGCTTCACTCCATGAATCTTCTTTAGCTCCATTATAAGCTAGGTAATATATCTCCATTACTGCAGCAACTGATGTGACAACTAAATAAGCTAAAATCTgtaaaatagaaaatcaattaTATAGAATAATCAGCTCATGAACCAATTTTAAAAGGTTGAAACTATAATTAGTAGCACCAAGTAAAAAAATTATACAGAATATACCTCTAATTTGTATACTCATTTTACTTGGGTATAATTTGTATAATATATTAAAAGATCAATGACTAATTTATTCATTAATTTTCTTATTAAAAGCTAATTCGTCCGAAACAAAAATATAGAGATCATTTTAAGTGTTTatctaataatatataataaaaatttttaatttataaaaataaaatttctaataCCAAAAGAAACCTAAACAGTCTAACTTATGCAAGTGGAAATGTGTGCATATATATGGTAATAAGTTATAAGCCTTAAGCATCAAACCTGATCAGAGATAAAGAAAATCCATGCTTTAGATACTGCATATTTGACCCAAGAGCATGCTACAGCAACAAGAGCATAACCAGCACAAAGGGCACTGATGAAAACCATATACCTGTCAACAACAAATTAAGAGTTCATTTGAATGTGTTTTATTggaataatttaaaaaaagaaaaaaaattatttccaactttttttttgtttcttatatgTAACCTACTAGCCGACTAATTCGAATTAAATTCATTATAGAGACGATCTTTTCAACTCAATTGTTTTATTTATAATAGCAGAATTTGAATTCTTGACATGACTTAAATTATTAacattttaacattttaaattatataaaacatTTAAGTCagagaattttttttgtttttctggaaaacaaaatagtaatagaagataaaaaagaattttttttcttacTTGAGACCTGAGAGATTGCTATACTTCAACATTCCATAGCTGCTATTATCCTCCTTGTTAGTCACAGTAATCCATATGGTTGCCACAGACAGAGGAACCACAAAGAGCCTCAGAGATGAATCAAAAAGCTTCAGCATTGCAAAGTGATTCTCACTAGATGAACTATGCTCAATATGTGAACTAATATTTCATATGAATTGAAAGGGGAGAGATCTCACTATAtacatgtatatgtatatagttgtATCATTAAAGGATAAGGATTAGTGGAGTTGGTGAGAATAGTGGGATACACTTTTCTTTCAGACCATAATCATTGCACATTTGGTTGGTGAGTTTGTTTTGTTGGCTTTTTATGATGTTATAAAATCCATGTTCACACAATCACACTTAGCTAGTAGCAGCTCAAGTAAAgtctttttctttttacctttTCTTTGCCTACTTGATTCTTAGACAAACAAGATTAAGTATCTAATATGGTAATGATTTTTTAATACATGTACATTTATCAAAAGCGACTTATATTCCTTTGACATATGGATTATAAGCTAATTTGTATCCATATATTCTTAAATTTCTcaatctttttttcatttttgttaatTTATATCCTAATATCCTTAGCCAATCATGTAACTATTTCATTGAATTACACATCATATATTCAATGCTTTACAAGCTCAACTATTCACAATAGCAAAGAGAACCCTATATATAGTGATATAGATAGGCTATTATATACTTGTGCTAATAGATTCTAGAACCATGTAAGGCAAGTTTCTCACAGCTATATGTATTCAATATATTTATCCATAATATGCACAATTTACACCAAAACTTTCTGAAGAACTTGAGCAATATCATGTTCTCTCAGTAGTTGAAGATACTTCAAAGTAAGTTGGTTTTGGGGTTGAGGGACACCCAATAGATCGAATTAGTTCTTCCACACTAAGAACTTTAAACTTGGGAGGTGAATTCAAAGCAATGTTGTCGACACGGTGCTCGTATATCTTGCCTTGTTTGTCAAGTTTGTACACAGAGGTTCCATCAAACCTACCTCGACTCTCCCATGGGACTCGTGGGATCCCATGAACTGTCCAGCGAACCATAATGATGTCCTCAACAGGCTGCCACACGGTACTTATGTCGATCCACAGAGCTTTGAAGAAAATCCTGCCATGAAAGCGTAGCGCCCAGAAAATCGATTTGTAATTCTCAATGCCCATGAAAGTATTCAGCGGATCTTTGAATACAATATCATCCCTGTAAAATATAGAGATATTTAAAGTTAGTCGCTTTAGCATAGCAGAGAAAAGCAGATGCTCAGTTATATGAGCAGTTACACATGAAGATGACTGAGCCTAACATCACATAACAGAAGACTAACCGCGTTCCAAAGAGAAGATTTAAACATTTGTGAACACGAATCTTGAAAATGGTTAGAAACCAAACTGAAAATAATTGCGTAAATTATC from Arachis ipaensis cultivar K30076 chromosome B02, Araip1.1, whole genome shotgun sequence harbors:
- the LOC107622530 gene encoding CASP-like protein 2D1 encodes the protein MLKLFDSSLRLFVVPLSVATIWITVTNKEDNSSYGMLKYSNLSGLKYMVFISALCAGYALVAVACSWVKYAVSKAWIFFISDQILAYLVVTSVAAVMEIYYLAYNGAKEDSWSEACSSYGKFCNRVKLALILHFFTFGCFLVLAVISAFRAFSLFDPPLLNSQEVEQVRG
- the LOC107622541 gene encoding uncharacterized protein LOC107622541, with the protein product MAVLIHYPEMSIAPQIVKNPNPNLSKLYSFRPYTKKGTLKAIGSNRELKISCKVKELGVLNVGLDQNVKKSSRQSKEEEEKQNYYVNLGYAIRTLREEFPDLFYKELSFDIYRDDIVFKDPLNTFMGIENYKSIFWALRFHGRIFFKALWIDISTVWQPVEDIIMVRWTVHGIPRVPWESRGRFDGTSVYKLDKQGKIYEHRVDNIALNSPPKFKVLSVEELIRSIGCPSTPKPTYFEVSSTTERT